The Streptomyces sp. Alt3 genome has a segment encoding these proteins:
- a CDS encoding GNAT family N-acetyltransferase: protein MDEYEITTAGTREMTTLLEWAEDEGWNPGKLDRLPFHAADPHGFFMGKLDAEPVTSVSAVRYGADYGFIGFYIASPPVRGQGYGIQAWRAAMNHLGGRNVGLDGVVEQQDNYRRSGFRTAWNHVRYAGVPHAEETAAGITVVDAGTVPFGALTSYDRRFFPGPRDAFLSLWVAVPGHTALVALQDGELRGFGTARPAGTGARVGPLYAASDDIALALLNGLSAVQRGEPVALDVPDVNRAAIGLVERLGLEPTFECARMYTGGTPEIDLSGIYAATTVELG from the coding sequence ATGGACGAGTACGAGATCACGACCGCCGGAACCCGTGAGATGACGACACTCCTGGAGTGGGCCGAGGACGAAGGGTGGAACCCGGGGAAGCTGGACCGCCTCCCCTTCCACGCCGCCGACCCGCACGGGTTCTTCATGGGCAAACTGGACGCCGAACCCGTCACCTCCGTGTCCGCCGTACGGTACGGAGCGGACTACGGATTCATCGGGTTCTACATCGCGAGCCCGCCGGTCCGCGGTCAGGGCTACGGGATCCAGGCGTGGCGGGCGGCCATGAATCACCTGGGGGGCCGGAACGTGGGCCTCGACGGTGTGGTCGAACAGCAGGACAACTACCGAAGGTCCGGATTCCGGACCGCCTGGAACCACGTGCGGTACGCGGGTGTGCCGCACGCGGAGGAGACCGCCGCAGGCATCACGGTCGTCGACGCCGGAACCGTTCCCTTCGGGGCGCTGACTTCCTACGACCGCCGATTCTTCCCCGGGCCTCGTGACGCCTTCCTCTCGCTGTGGGTGGCAGTACCCGGCCACACCGCCCTGGTCGCCCTGCAGGACGGCGAGTTGCGGGGGTTCGGGACCGCGCGTCCCGCCGGGACCGGGGCGCGCGTCGGACCGCTCTACGCCGCCTCCGACGACATCGCTCTCGCCCTGCTGAACGGTCTGTCGGCGGTACAGCGGGGGGAGCCGGTGGCCCTGGACGTGCCCGATGTGAACCGAGCGGCGATCGGACTCGTGGAACGCCTGGGGCTCGAACCGACCTTCGAATGTGCCCGGATGTATACCGGGGGCACACCCGAGATCGACCTCTCCGGCATCTACGCCGCCACCACCGTCGAACTCGGATAG
- a CDS encoding maleylpyruvate isomerase family mycothiol-dependent enzyme, with amino-acid sequence MTDATPVVDTGHGAGGIWPLIRSERAALADDLSRLSDAQWATPSLCSELTVREVLAHLTAGASLDTVRWMAGVIRCRFDFDRQVAMRLAEYLGTTPAGTLQRFRSIVPSRTKPPLPVVAMLGETIVHSEDIRRPLGIHRDHPIETVTRVADHYRNSDLVLPAKQRIRGLRLVASDGPFAAGAGPLVSGTTTALVMAMAGRASYLGELEGDGVGVLRERCGTA; translated from the coding sequence ATGACCGATGCGACACCGGTGGTGGACACCGGCCATGGAGCCGGCGGAATCTGGCCCCTGATCCGTTCCGAGCGAGCAGCGCTGGCGGACGACCTCTCCCGCCTGTCCGACGCGCAGTGGGCGACGCCCTCACTGTGCAGCGAACTGACGGTGCGTGAGGTTCTGGCGCACCTCACCGCGGGGGCGAGCCTCGACACGGTGCGGTGGATGGCCGGTGTGATCCGATGCAGGTTCGACTTCGACCGGCAGGTGGCCATGCGGCTGGCGGAGTACCTGGGGACGACACCGGCGGGGACGCTCCAGCGATTCCGGAGCATCGTGCCGAGCAGGACGAAGCCGCCGCTCCCTGTCGTCGCCATGCTCGGAGAAACAATCGTGCACTCGGAGGACATCCGGCGTCCGCTGGGGATCCACCGGGACCACCCGATCGAGACGGTCACCCGGGTCGCCGACCACTACCGGAATTCGGACCTCGTGCTCCCCGCGAAGCAACGCATCCGTGGGCTACGGCTCGTCGCGTCCGACGGCCCGTTCGCGGCAGGTGCCGGACCACTCGTGTCCGGCACCACCACGGCTCTGGTGATGGCCATGGCCGGTCGTGCCTCGTACCTCGGGGAACTGGAGGGCGACGGAGTCGGCGTCCTCCGGGAACGCTGCGGGACGGCATGA
- a CDS encoding LLM class F420-dependent oxidoreductase: MTSEKRGTFGRIGIWSSALHGSRTDDAGRGAIAEAVAELEELGYGTLWIGGSPSVEDAAALVTATRTITVATGILSIWDHSAGDVAARIAAIAPGARGRFVLGLGVSHGPMVPQYSKPYSAMVTYLDALDAATPPVGPGHRVLAALGPRMLKLSTDRALGAHPYLVTAEHTAEARAALGPDALLAPELSVVLDTDVDRARTTARNMLAMYLRLPNYTDNLLRLGFAENDFDGGGSARLLDALFALGDTARVKARTREYLDAGADHVALQILTADEGGSGLPRAEWRELAGAFAGEL, encoded by the coding sequence ATGACCTCTGAGAAGCGTGGGACATTCGGACGGATCGGCATCTGGAGCAGCGCCCTTCACGGGTCGCGGACGGACGACGCGGGCAGGGGTGCGATCGCTGAAGCCGTCGCCGAGCTCGAGGAGCTGGGGTACGGCACCCTCTGGATCGGCGGGAGCCCCTCGGTCGAGGATGCGGCAGCCCTCGTGACCGCCACGCGGACGATCACCGTGGCGACCGGCATCCTGAGCATCTGGGACCACTCCGCCGGGGACGTGGCGGCGCGGATCGCCGCGATCGCCCCAGGCGCGCGGGGGCGGTTCGTTCTCGGTCTGGGCGTCAGCCACGGCCCGATGGTTCCTCAGTACTCGAAGCCCTACAGTGCGATGGTCACCTATCTCGACGCACTCGACGCGGCCACGCCGCCGGTGGGCCCCGGACACCGGGTCCTCGCCGCGCTCGGACCGAGGATGCTGAAGCTCTCCACCGACCGGGCGCTGGGCGCTCACCCCTACCTCGTCACCGCCGAGCACACCGCGGAGGCGCGTGCGGCACTCGGCCCCGACGCACTGCTCGCCCCTGAGCTGTCGGTGGTCCTCGACACCGACGTCGACCGGGCCCGCACCACCGCACGGAACATGCTGGCGATGTATCTCAGGCTTCCCAACTACACCGACAACCTGCTGCGTCTGGGATTCGCCGAGAACGACTTCGACGGGGGCGGCAGTGCCCGTCTTCTCGACGCTCTCTTCGCCCTGGGTGACACCGCACGCGTCAAGGCCCGGACCCGCGAGTATCTCGACGCCGGAGCCGATCACGTGGCGCTGCAGATCCTCACCGCCGACGAGGGCGGCAGCGGCCTGCCCCGGGCCGAATGGCGCGAGCTGGCCGGGGCGTTCGCCGGCGAGTTGTAG
- a CDS encoding DUF4232 domain-containing protein, translating to MRSRPAARSARLVLAAAAVAALAATATACGPEDTTDTGSSAASSAAPSADGGSDTPTTGGDATGDTKSDSPGSSGSSDKSGSGGSGDKSGYGQSCGTNDLEFTVTEESQAGGYYLVTAKAKSGITCYLDVNTPSVSFGSGADGVASPVGQGGEDPIELTGSAVAYTGISPKTTNTDGGKEFENVIIATTEDDPDPAELELPDTATVDKPIVTNWSTERNETVPRIV from the coding sequence ATGCGCTCGCGTCCCGCCGCCCGTTCCGCCCGTCTCGTGCTCGCCGCCGCGGCGGTGGCAGCACTCGCCGCCACCGCCACCGCGTGCGGACCCGAGGACACCACGGACACCGGCAGCTCCGCGGCCTCCTCCGCCGCTCCCTCCGCCGACGGAGGCAGCGACACCCCCACCACCGGCGGCGACGCGACCGGTGACACCAAGTCCGACAGCCCCGGCTCCAGCGGCTCCAGCGACAAGAGCGGTTCCGGCGGCAGCGGGGACAAGAGCGGCTACGGGCAGTCCTGCGGTACCAACGACCTGGAGTTCACGGTCACCGAGGAGTCCCAGGCCGGCGGGTACTACCTCGTCACCGCCAAGGCCAAATCCGGCATCACCTGCTACCTGGACGTCAACACCCCGAGCGTCTCCTTCGGCTCCGGTGCCGACGGCGTCGCCTCCCCCGTCGGACAGGGCGGCGAAGACCCCATCGAGCTCACCGGCTCCGCGGTCGCGTACACCGGGATCAGCCCCAAGACCACGAACACCGATGGCGGCAAGGAATTCGAGAACGTCATCATCGCCACCACGGAGGACGATCCCGACCCCGCCGAGCTCGAACTCCCCGACACGGCCACCGTCGACAAGCCCATCGTCACCAACTGGTCCACCGAGCGCAACGAGACCGTCCCCCGGATCGTCTGA
- a CDS encoding cold-shock protein — protein MASGTVKWFNAEKGFGFIQQDGGGPDVFAHYSAINATGFRELQEGQAVTFDVTQGQKGPQAENITTA, from the coding sequence ATGGCCAGCGGAACCGTCAAGTGGTTCAACGCCGAAAAGGGTTTCGGCTTCATCCAGCAGGACGGCGGCGGGCCGGACGTCTTCGCGCACTACTCCGCCATCAACGCCACAGGCTTCCGTGAGCTCCAGGAAGGCCAGGCCGTCACCTTCGACGTCACCCAGGGCCAGAAGGGCCCGCAGGCGGAGAACATCACGACCGCCTGA
- a CDS encoding NPP1 family protein — protein sequence MRSSAPIRKGILVVTSAVALVVATAGSAFAAPPTALPASADAIEQAFQPAFDYDTDGCYPTPAIGPDGTIAPGLNTTGAVNGSCRDAVDLDNTNGYARSLCNNGWCAVMYGLYFEKDQAVAGSGLGGHRHDWEHVVVWIQNNEARYVSTSAHGDFDIYTRDQIRWDGTHPKVVYHKDGIGTHCFRPANSNDEPPENHYHDWRFPTLVGWNGYPAGLRDKLVQANFGSAVFGLKDGNFSSHLKKALPAGIPFDPNA from the coding sequence GTGAGAAGCAGCGCCCCGATCCGCAAGGGCATACTCGTCGTCACCAGTGCCGTCGCTCTGGTCGTCGCCACCGCCGGCAGCGCGTTCGCCGCCCCGCCGACGGCATTGCCCGCCTCTGCGGACGCGATCGAGCAGGCCTTTCAGCCGGCGTTCGACTACGACACGGACGGCTGCTATCCGACGCCGGCGATCGGACCCGACGGAACCATCGCTCCCGGCCTCAACACCACCGGCGCGGTCAACGGCAGTTGCCGTGACGCCGTGGATCTGGACAATACCAACGGCTACGCCCGTTCCCTGTGCAACAACGGCTGGTGCGCGGTGATGTACGGGCTCTACTTCGAGAAGGACCAAGCGGTGGCCGGCAGCGGGCTCGGCGGGCACCGGCACGACTGGGAGCACGTCGTCGTGTGGATCCAGAACAACGAGGCCCGCTACGTGTCCACCTCCGCCCACGGAGACTTCGACATCTACACCCGCGACCAGATCAGGTGGGACGGGACCCATCCCAAGGTCGTGTACCACAAGGACGGAATCGGCACCCACTGCTTCCGCCCCGCGAATTCGAACGACGAGCCGCCGGAGAACCACTACCACGATTGGCGGTTCCCCACCCTCGTCGGGTGGAACGGTTACCCCGCCGGCCTGCGGGACAAGCTGGTGCAGGCGAACTTCGGCAGCGCGGTCTTCGGCCTCAAGGACGGCAATTTCAGCAGCCATCTGAAAAAGGCGCTCCCCGCCGGAATTCCCTTCGATCCCAACGCCTGA
- a CDS encoding DUF1707 SHOCT-like domain-containing protein has translation MSAESSHPVPLRASDADREAVVAELQDAAADGRIDLDELGARLEVALAARTLVELAPLTADLVPAMPPAQPLLLKGGMAGVVRGGAWRVPEQIRAYGGMGGVKIDFTRVECRLRVVEIEVDGQAGGVEIVVPDGWAVESQQVDPGLAGLRDRTTPEKLPGSPLVRLAGTCGMGGVTVRHPKRGERRKLLRESR, from the coding sequence ATGAGCGCCGAGTCCTCGCACCCCGTCCCCCTGCGCGCCTCCGACGCCGATCGCGAAGCGGTGGTGGCGGAGCTGCAGGACGCGGCGGCCGACGGCCGCATCGACCTCGACGAACTGGGCGCCCGGCTGGAAGTGGCCCTGGCCGCACGGACCCTCGTCGAACTGGCTCCGCTCACCGCCGACCTGGTGCCCGCCATGCCGCCCGCTCAGCCTCTGCTGCTCAAAGGCGGCATGGCGGGTGTGGTCAGAGGAGGGGCCTGGCGCGTACCCGAGCAGATCCGGGCGTACGGCGGCATGGGCGGCGTCAAGATCGACTTCACGCGGGTCGAGTGCCGGCTGCGCGTGGTCGAGATCGAGGTGGACGGCCAGGCCGGTGGCGTCGAGATCGTCGTCCCCGACGGCTGGGCGGTGGAATCGCAGCAGGTCGACCCCGGTCTGGCGGGCCTGCGGGACAGGACGACCCCGGAGAAACTCCCGGGATCGCCCCTGGTCCGTCTGGCAGGGACCTGCGGAATGGGCGGGGTGACCGTCCGCCATCCGAAGCGCGGTGAACGCCGCAAGCTGCTGCGTGAGAGCCGGTGA
- a CDS encoding alpha/beta hydrolase has product MTNWTRSTLISTLCATAVAATVTTTPAVALADVARSTLVPRLDWRPCALPEGTTGPAGQECATLPVPLDHLRPDGRTVPVAVTRLRSDRPENRRGTLVVVPGGPGSSGVQRLAQKGAALQEELEGAYDLISLDPRGVGSSVKARCGIAAADRRLVTLRSWPTPGGGTAESTERSRRTAESCAANGGEVLRSFTTRNEVRDIDLFRRALGERRLSVWGTSYGAYVAAVYGQTHPGSVDRTVLDSTGDPDPSRVARGWLENMSRGAADRFADFASWAADPAREAEGLRLAARAEDVEPLFLALAEELDGTPRDSGTPGVPLTGNGLRQALQNALYSDRAFPGMARLVLEAGDPRAVPSLPPDLTQVILDEDASLMVSTICNDVRWPGPGSGYARRVAADRARYPLTAGMPVNVTPCAFWKDAPAEEPARITDKGPSGILMVQSLRDPATPYTGALKMRAALGDRARMVTVGQGGHGMYLGNGNKCGDRAVTRFLTTGHRPAQDTHCAN; this is encoded by the coding sequence ATGACGAACTGGACGCGCAGCACACTGATTTCGACGCTCTGTGCCACCGCCGTGGCCGCCACGGTCACCACCACCCCGGCGGTCGCCCTCGCGGACGTCGCGCGGAGCACGCTCGTACCACGGCTCGACTGGCGACCGTGCGCACTGCCCGAGGGCACCACCGGACCCGCCGGACAGGAGTGCGCGACCCTGCCGGTCCCCCTCGACCACCTCCGGCCCGACGGACGCACCGTCCCCGTCGCTGTCACGCGGCTGCGCAGTGACCGGCCGGAGAACCGGCGCGGAACCCTCGTGGTGGTACCCGGTGGACCCGGCTCGTCCGGAGTCCAGCGACTGGCGCAGAAGGGGGCGGCGTTGCAGGAGGAACTGGAGGGCGCCTATGACCTCATCAGCCTCGATCCGCGCGGAGTCGGCAGCAGTGTCAAGGCCCGCTGCGGCATCGCGGCGGCGGATCGCCGCCTGGTGACTCTGCGGTCGTGGCCCACGCCGGGCGGCGGGACCGCGGAGAGCACCGAGCGGTCCCGCCGGACGGCCGAGTCGTGTGCCGCGAACGGAGGCGAGGTGCTGCGTTCGTTCACGACGAGGAACGAGGTCCGCGACATCGACCTCTTCCGGCGGGCCCTGGGGGAGCGCAGACTCTCGGTCTGGGGTACCTCGTACGGCGCCTACGTGGCGGCCGTCTACGGCCAGACGCACCCCGGCAGCGTCGACCGCACGGTCCTCGACAGCACGGGGGACCCTGACCCGTCACGGGTCGCCCGTGGGTGGCTCGAGAACATGTCGCGCGGTGCCGCCGACCGCTTCGCGGACTTCGCGTCCTGGGCGGCGGACCCCGCGCGCGAAGCGGAGGGGCTGCGGCTGGCCGCGCGCGCGGAGGACGTGGAGCCGTTGTTCCTGGCGCTGGCCGAGGAACTGGACGGCACTCCACGCGACTCGGGGACACCCGGCGTGCCGCTGACCGGCAACGGGCTGAGGCAGGCCCTCCAGAACGCCCTCTACAGCGACCGGGCGTTCCCGGGGATGGCCCGTCTGGTCCTGGAGGCCGGCGACCCGCGGGCCGTGCCGTCCCTTCCGCCGGACCTCACGCAGGTCATCCTCGACGAGGACGCGTCGCTCATGGTCTCGACCATTTGCAACGACGTGCGCTGGCCCGGTCCCGGCTCCGGATACGCGCGGCGGGTGGCCGCCGACCGCGCCCGGTATCCGTTGACGGCCGGGATGCCCGTCAACGTCACCCCGTGCGCCTTCTGGAAGGACGCCCCGGCCGAGGAGCCCGCCCGGATCACCGACAAGGGCCCGTCGGGCATCCTCATGGTGCAGAGCCTGCGCGATCCCGCGACCCCTTACACCGGCGCACTCAAGATGCGTGCGGCGCTCGGTGACCGCGCAAGGATGGTCACCGTCGGCCAGGGCGGGCACGGCATGTATCTGGGTAACGGCAACAAGTGCGGAGACCGTGCCGTGACCCGCTTCCTCACCACCGGGCACCGCCCCGCGCAGGACACCCACTGCGCGAACTGA
- a CDS encoding MerR family transcriptional regulator, with amino-acid sequence MRIGELAARTGVSVRALRYYEEQGLLGAERSPSGQRHYPESAADQVQMIQQLYAAGLSSRTIAELMPCVVEGRATPALLDRLAKERELVDRRVTDLVHARDRLDSVITDATSNIRTGASCRRGPTAQL; translated from the coding sequence ATGCGCATCGGTGAACTCGCCGCCCGTACCGGCGTCAGTGTCCGGGCCCTGCGCTACTACGAGGAGCAGGGTCTGCTCGGTGCCGAGCGCAGCCCGAGCGGCCAGCGCCACTACCCCGAGAGCGCGGCGGACCAGGTCCAGATGATCCAGCAGCTGTACGCCGCCGGGTTGTCCAGCAGGACGATCGCCGAGCTGATGCCGTGCGTCGTCGAGGGCCGCGCAACTCCTGCCCTGCTCGATCGCCTGGCGAAGGAGCGCGAGCTGGTCGACCGGCGCGTCACCGACCTCGTTCACGCCCGGGACCGACTCGACTCGGTCATCACGGATGCCACGAGCAACATACGCACCGGTGCTTCCTGTCGGCGGGGACCGACCGCACAGCTGTAG
- a CDS encoding alpha/beta hydrolase family protein: MTTYRVTGLTGPAATPTVSVAPVVLPAPQRGEDLHVRVSAPVTGTRLPIVLFSHGFGSNLDGYAPLVDHWASHGFVVIQATHLDSRRLDVIAGDDPRRPHLWRRRVQDMQRILDDLDVLEASVPGLAGRVDHSRIVAAGHSFGGQTAGILVGLRVTDPETGIAQDMSDHRVMAAVQLATAGRGGDELTPFALENAPWLRGQDFAHVTAPCLVVAGDEDELPLSTRGPSWTTDPYTLGPGDKSLLTVHGGQHSLGGISGHEVAETTDENPGRVALVQQVTLAYLRHVTGTDHADWESAKAALAGRSHPLGRLESK; this comes from the coding sequence ATGACCACGTACAGGGTTACCGGCCTCACCGGTCCAGCCGCCACCCCGACCGTGTCGGTCGCCCCCGTCGTGCTGCCCGCACCTCAGCGCGGCGAGGACCTGCACGTACGCGTATCCGCCCCGGTCACAGGAACCCGTCTGCCGATCGTGCTGTTCTCGCACGGGTTCGGATCGAACCTGGACGGCTACGCACCGCTGGTCGACCACTGGGCCTCCCACGGCTTCGTGGTGATCCAGGCCACCCACCTCGACTCCAGGCGCCTCGACGTCATCGCGGGCGACGACCCCCGCAGGCCCCATCTGTGGCGCCGTCGCGTCCAGGACATGCAGCGGATCCTCGACGACCTCGACGTCCTGGAGGCATCCGTACCCGGCCTGGCCGGCCGGGTGGACCACAGCCGTATCGTCGCAGCGGGGCACTCCTTCGGCGGGCAGACCGCCGGCATCCTGGTGGGCCTGCGCGTCACCGACCCGGAGACCGGAATCGCGCAGGACATGTCGGATCACCGCGTCATGGCCGCCGTCCAGCTGGCCACGGCCGGCAGGGGAGGCGACGAGCTCACCCCCTTCGCCCTCGAGAACGCTCCCTGGCTGCGCGGTCAGGACTTCGCCCACGTCACCGCGCCCTGCCTCGTCGTCGCCGGGGACGAGGACGAACTACCGCTCTCCACCCGGGGGCCGTCCTGGACGACCGACCCCTACACCCTCGGTCCCGGCGACAAGAGCCTGCTGACGGTCCATGGGGGGCAGCATTCCCTCGGTGGCATCTCCGGCCACGAGGTCGCGGAGACCACCGACGAGAACCCCGGCCGCGTCGCACTCGTCCAGCAGGTCACCCTCGCCTATCTGCGCCATGTCACCGGCACCGACCACGCGGACTGGGAATCGGCGAAGGCCGCCCTCGCGGGCCGTTCGCACCCGTTGGGGCGGCTGGAGTCGAAGTGA
- a CDS encoding GNAT family N-acetyltransferase, whose product MLTAVNPAPEHIGSSVSVSLRVRDLSARDLSACTWSGSATHLRHVEEELVRAAAGEVDYLAVCTAADLPVAIGGVDYRVADGAGTLWQLAVLPALQGHGLGTLLIRAAEQRIRDRGLHRAELSVEEDNPRARSLYERLGYVVHGRAPDAWDAEGPDGVVRRYEAMCVLMRRDV is encoded by the coding sequence ATGCTCACTGCCGTGAACCCCGCACCCGAACACATCGGTTCCAGCGTCTCCGTCAGCCTCCGCGTCCGCGATCTTTCTGCACGGGACCTGTCCGCATGCACCTGGTCGGGCTCGGCCACGCACCTACGCCATGTGGAGGAGGAGTTGGTGCGCGCTGCGGCCGGGGAGGTGGACTACCTGGCCGTGTGCACCGCAGCGGATCTGCCGGTGGCGATCGGCGGCGTCGACTACCGGGTCGCCGACGGGGCAGGAACCCTGTGGCAGCTCGCAGTGCTCCCCGCACTGCAGGGTCACGGCCTGGGGACGCTGCTGATCCGCGCGGCCGAACAGAGGATCAGGGACCGCGGCCTGCACAGGGCGGAACTCTCCGTGGAGGAGGACAACCCCCGGGCCCGTTCCCTGTACGAGCGCCTGGGTTACGTCGTCCACGGTCGCGCACCTGACGCCTGGGACGCCGAGGGGCCCGACGGAGTAGTCCGCCGCTACGAGGCGATGTGCGTCCTCATGCGGAGGGACGTTTGA
- a CDS encoding glycerophosphodiester phosphodiesterase family protein — MSLRHIIAGLVLLPALAVPATAHAAVAHHRHQPVHRAVFDLQAHRGGLGLTTESSLEGFGKAIRLGVSTLELDTQITKDRRVVVTHDRQVSAQKCRDTGPLTSDDLMYPYVGKYIKDLTLAQIRTMDCGYQQLPGFPEQERVDGFRMVELGDVLGLVRSYGAKRLKLNIETKVEAGAPEQTAPRELFVRRVFEEIHRSGIEDQVSVQSFDWGSLKEMHHLAPDYPLVALTNYDFLQVGKPGASPWLGGIDVDDYDGDFVRAAAAVPGVTALSPNYGFPQSGTVTDPGFRFYPDRKMMRDAHRRGLKVVPWTCDDPATIEALLDMGVDGIITDYPDRVRDIMAARGMPLPTAYPAPRLRHDTGLPDKSHARVSF, encoded by the coding sequence ATGTCCTTGAGGCACATAATCGCCGGTTTGGTCCTTCTCCCTGCCCTCGCCGTCCCGGCGACCGCGCACGCCGCTGTGGCGCACCACAGGCACCAACCCGTTCACCGGGCCGTGTTCGACCTGCAGGCCCATCGTGGTGGCCTCGGCCTGACCACGGAGTCGTCCCTCGAAGGCTTCGGCAAGGCGATACGCCTGGGTGTCAGCACCCTGGAGCTGGACACCCAGATCACGAAGGACCGGCGAGTGGTGGTGACCCATGACCGTCAGGTCAGCGCCCAGAAGTGCCGGGACACCGGCCCGCTGACGTCGGACGACCTGATGTACCCCTACGTCGGCAAGTACATCAAGGACCTTACGCTCGCGCAGATCAGGACCATGGACTGTGGATACCAGCAGCTGCCGGGCTTCCCGGAGCAGGAGCGGGTCGACGGCTTCCGCATGGTCGAACTGGGTGACGTCCTCGGCCTGGTGAGGAGTTACGGAGCGAAGCGGCTCAAGCTGAACATCGAGACGAAGGTGGAGGCAGGGGCTCCCGAACAGACCGCACCACGCGAGCTGTTCGTCCGCCGTGTCTTCGAGGAGATCCACCGCTCGGGCATCGAGGACCAGGTGTCCGTCCAGTCCTTCGACTGGGGGTCGTTGAAGGAGATGCACCACCTCGCGCCGGACTACCCTCTGGTGGCGCTGACGAACTACGACTTCCTCCAGGTGGGGAAGCCCGGAGCTTCCCCCTGGCTCGGCGGGATCGACGTCGACGACTACGACGGAGACTTCGTGAGGGCCGCCGCCGCCGTTCCCGGCGTGACCGCGCTGTCCCCGAACTACGGCTTCCCGCAGAGCGGCACGGTCACGGACCCGGGCTTCCGCTTCTACCCGGACAGGAAGATGATGCGCGACGCGCACCGCCGGGGACTGAAGGTCGTCCCCTGGACCTGTGACGACCCCGCGACCATCGAGGCACTCCTCGACATGGGGGTCGACGGGATCATCACCGACTACCCGGACCGTGTCCGGGACATCATGGCCGCGCGTGGCATGCCTCTGCCGACGGCCTACCCCGCGCCACGTCTCCGGCATGACACAGGCCTCCCGGACAAGTCCCACGCCCGGGTGAGCTTCTGA
- a CDS encoding VOC family protein: protein MNWTLEVVPVPVTDMDRAKAFYTEKVGFKLDLDDEVAPGVRIIQMTPPGSRCSIAVLQGMPPFPGERAMAPGTLQGMQVCVTDIEAAREELVSRGVDVSPIRHVGATGWEEGRGDTWNSFMSFADPDGNGWMVQEAPSELSAR, encoded by the coding sequence ATGAACTGGACACTCGAGGTGGTCCCGGTCCCCGTCACCGACATGGACCGGGCGAAAGCGTTCTACACCGAGAAGGTGGGCTTCAAGCTGGACCTGGACGACGAGGTGGCCCCGGGGGTGCGCATCATCCAGATGACCCCGCCGGGCTCACGGTGCTCGATCGCCGTGCTTCAGGGGATGCCACCGTTTCCGGGAGAGCGCGCGATGGCTCCTGGCACGCTCCAGGGCATGCAGGTCTGCGTGACGGACATCGAGGCCGCACGCGAGGAGCTGGTGAGCCGCGGTGTGGACGTCTCTCCGATCCGGCACGTGGGCGCTACGGGCTGGGAGGAGGGCAGGGGTGACACCTGGAACTCATTCATGTCCTTCGCCGATCCGGACGGCAACGGGTGGATGGTCCAGGAGGCCCCTTCGGAGCTGTCCGCCCGCTGA
- a CDS encoding PPOX class F420-dependent oxidoreductase: MSKPPLPDAAVAMLRKPNPAVIATLRSDGQPVSTATWYLWDDGRVLVNMDEGRKRLDHVRRDARVTLTVLDESDWYTHVTLIGHVVEMSDDEGLAGIDRLSQQYLGRPYADRDRGRVNAWIEIDRWHGWGGFRDSSQAAT; encoded by the coding sequence ATGTCGAAGCCGCCACTTCCCGATGCCGCGGTAGCCATGCTGCGCAAGCCCAACCCTGCTGTGATCGCGACTCTTCGTTCGGACGGGCAGCCGGTGTCCACGGCCACCTGGTACCTCTGGGACGACGGCCGGGTACTGGTCAACATGGACGAGGGCCGCAAGCGTCTCGACCATGTGCGTCGGGACGCCCGCGTCACCCTCACGGTGCTCGACGAATCCGACTGGTACACCCATGTGACTCTGATCGGGCATGTCGTCGAGATGAGCGACGACGAAGGCCTGGCCGGCATCGACCGGCTGTCCCAGCAGTACCTCGGCCGGCCGTATGCGGACCGGGACCGCGGCCGGGTGAACGCCTGGATCGAGATCGACCGCTGGCACGGCTGGGGCGGCTTCCGGGACAGCTCCCAGGCAGCGACCTGA